In a single window of the Anabas testudineus chromosome 17, fAnaTes1.2, whole genome shotgun sequence genome:
- the apooa gene encoding apolipoprotein O, a, which produces MPGISSMLPTTVFAATTDGEKESETSINRDELSLYTVPQEKLRYAEPEAGELEQSVATLRKLVEPYSTWCQGTYDKIKPKVQSVVDCGNDTYGRLNNPPKDLYPRLGVIGFTGVLGLFLARGSRIKKLIYPAGLMTLSASLYYPEQAVTIAKSTGESVYDCAVQSYAAVEKILKP; this is translated from the coding sequence ATGCCGGGGATCTCGAGTATGCTACCGACCACCGTGTTTGCAGCTACCACTGACGGGGAGAAAGAGTCTGAGACCTCGATAAACCGGGATGAACTGTCCCTGTACACCGTGCCTCAGGAGAAGCTTCGCTACGCGGAGCCTGAAGCGGGCGAGCTGGAGCAGAGTGTCGCCACCCTCAGGAAGCTCGTAGAGCCGTACTCGACTTGGTGTCAGGGCACCTACGACAAAATCAAACCCAAAGTTCAGAGTGTGGTCGACTGTGGGAATGACACCTACGGCCGCTTGAACAACCCTCCGAAGGACCTCTATCCCCGGTTGGGAGTAATCGGCTTTACCGGTGTCCTGGGACTGTTCCTGGCGAGAGGCTCCAGGATTAAAAAACTCATTTACCCGGCGGGCCTGATGACCTTGAGTGCCTCCCTCTACTACCCGGAGCAGGCTGTCACTATCGCAAAGTCAACCGGGGAGAGTGTGTACGACTGCGCGGTGCAGAGCTACGCCGCCGTGGAGAAGATCCTGAAGCCCTGA